A window of Kribbella voronezhensis genomic DNA:
GCTGCCGGACGCGTTCGAGGCGATCAAGTCGCACACCGATCCGTTGACCGCGGACACCGATCACGACGGGGTGTCGGACCCGTTCGAGCTCTCCGCCGGTACCGACCCGGGCAAGATCCCCGGCGTCGCCGGAGTCGGCGGGCAGGGTCAGTTCGCCGAGGTGATCCGCGGCGGCGTGGTGGACAGCGACCACGACGGCCTGACCGACACGTACGAGACCAGGGCCGGGCTGAACCCGCACAGCATGGACACCGATGGCGACGGGCTGTCCGACAGCACCGAGCTGTCGCTGGGGACGAACCCGGCCGCGCTGGACTCCGATCACGACGGGATCAGCGATTCGCTCGAGGTTCAGTTCGGCGCCGATCCGGTCAACACCGGACTGGGCGGCGACCTGGGGGCCGGCACCGGCACGGGGGCGCTGACCGGAGTGGGCGACGGCCTGGATCACGAGCTGGGCGGAATCCATGGGCCGGAAGGTCTGGGCGGGACACCCGACAGTGCTCCACACTGAGACTTGGTGTCTTTCACCAGGCCGGGGGGCTTGCCGTGGGTTCTGTGGTGTTCAGGGAGAAGGTCCGACGACCGGAGCCGTCGGGTCTTTCGCGTGACCGGCTGGAACGGCCGTTGCTCGACGAAGCGGGGCCGAGTGTCGGACTGCTGCTGGCACCGGCCGGCTCGGGCAAGACGACCTTGCTCGCGCAGGTCGCCGCGACGCCGCTGCGTCCGACCGCTTGGTACCGGGCTCGGCCGGAGGATCGCACCGAGGACGCGCTCGTCCGGCACGTGACCGAGGCGCTGTCCGTGGTGTTGCCGGCGGCGCTGTCCACCTCGACGACTGTCGACGACCTGATCCTCGCCACCGAGAGCGGGGTTCCGGCGCCGGTGCAGTTGATCGTGGACGACGTGCACGAGCTGGCCGGGAGTCCGGCGGAGGCCGCGTTGGAGCGGTTCCTGGAGTTCAGGCCGCGGCACTTGCGGTTGCTGCTCGGCTCGCGTCGGCCGCTGGCGCTGAACACACCACGGCTGATCGTGTCGGGAGACCTGCTGGAGCTGGACAGCGACGACCTGCGCTTCCGGTCGTGGGAGGTCGAGGAGCTGTTCCGTTCGGTGTATCGGCAACCGCTCTCGCCTGAGGCTGCTGCCGCGCTGACCCGGCGTACGGGTGGATGGGCTGCGGGCTTGCAGCTGTTCCACTTGGCCACGATGGGGAAGTCCAGTACTGAACGCATCCGGGCCGCGACCGAGCTCGGTGGTCGGTCGCGGCTGGTGCGGGCGTACCTGACTCGCAATGTGCTGGCAGAGCTCGCTCCGGAGCGAAGGAACTTCTTGTTGGTGACCAGTGCGCTCGGCAGGCTTACCGGGCCGCTCTGCGATGAGTTGCTCGAGCAGAGCGGGAGTGCTGCGGTGCTGGAAGAGCTGGAGGCGCTGCAGTTCTTCACGACGTCCACCGACGACGGGGCGACGTACAGGTATCACCAGGTGCTGCAGACGCATCTGGAAGGCCTGCTGATCGACGAGTTGGGGGCAGCGGCGTCCCGGGAGATCCACGCCCGCAGTGCGACTCTGCTGGAGAAGGCCGACCATCCACGTGAGGCGATGCGGGCTTACGCGCTGGCTGACGACTGGGCGTCGGTAGCACGGCTGTTGCAACAGGGGAACTCGGTCGCCCACGACTGGGTCACGCGGTCGGGGCTACCGGACGACGACCCGTGGCTCGCGTTGGCGCGGGCACGACGGCTGTTCCGCTCCGGGTCGGTAGGCGCCGCCGTGACTGCCTATCGCGATGCCGAGGCACTGCTGGACGACCCTGAGTTCCAGGCGCGCTGTGCGAACGAACGCGCCCAGGCCGAGGTGTGGCTGCCACAGCCGCCGGCGTTCCCTGTACGGCGTACCGGGCAAGCGATCCGCCAAGCGCTCAGGCGGTTGCCGGGGCTCGGGCCCGGTGTGGATGCCAAGGCAGGCGTCGACCCGCTCTCGGCCGGGACGATCGCCTTGCTGGGTGGGCACTTCGACGCGGCCCGGGAGATCTTGATGCCGATCGCGGCGGACCCGGCCGTTCACAATGCCGGGCGGCTGTGGGCGGCGATCGCGGTGGTGGTGGCCGATCTCGCGCTCGGGAACTGGTCCCATGCCGAAGTACCGCTGGAGGAGGTCGCGCTCTCTGCCGAGCTCGACGAACTCCCCTGGCTGGCCCGGGTGGCGCGGGGCTTGCAAGCGACCGTATTGCTGGCGACTCGTCCCGATGACTGGCGGCCCGGCGGCTGCGCGTCGATGGTGGACGACTGTACCCGTGACGGCGACCGGTGGGGATCGTTGCTGATGGCAATCTTCGTCGGGTCGGCGCAGGTGAAGGCGGGTGACGACCAGGCCGCGATCGACTGGCTCCGGCGGGCGGCGACCGAGGCGGCCGGACTCGAGGCGCGGGTGCCACAGGCCTGGGCGCTCGCACTCGGCGCGATCGCGATGGCCAGGTTGCGACATCCGGGGACGGCTGTGCAGCTGACCGAGGCCGAGAGCCTGATCCGCTCAGCCGCCGTACCCGGTGCCCATCGACTCATCGACCATGCCCGCCAGCTGGCCGAGAGCGAACCGGTCACCAGCACCGCGGTACGGGGGTCTGCGCGGTTGTACACGCTGGGCGGCTTCCGCCTGGAGCTTGACGGACAGGCGGTGGACTGGCCACCGTTGCGCCCGCGGGCGCGAGCCTTGTTGTTGCTGTTGGCAATCAACGCGGGCAAGGATCTGCACCGGGAACGGCTGATCGACGCGCTCTGGCCGGACGCGCCCGCCGAGGCGGGGACGCATCGCTTGCAGGTGGCGGCTTCCAACGTGCGGCAGTGCCTGGCCGGTGTCGGACTGGGTGACCAGGCCGTGCAGCGCAACGGCGACGCCTACCGGCTGGTGCTTCCTGATACCTGGATCGACCTGGCCGAGTTCGAGGGACAGCTAGGACGAGCCAGGCGCTCCGGAAAGCTGGCGGACTGGTCCGGCGTACTCGATCTCTACGTGGGTGAGCTGCTGCCCGAGGTGGGCGCTGCCGAGTGGGTGCTGGCCGAGCGGGAACGCTACCGCCTGGCCGCAGCCGACGCCGCAGTACAAGTGGCCGGTCTGGCTCAGGACGCCCAAGCCCTGCGTGCCGCACACCGCGCTGTCGAGCTGGACTCGCTGCGAGACTCCTCCTGGCTTTTGCTGGCCGACCTGCAAGCAGAGCAAGGCGACCCGACCGCTGCGGCAGCGACCCGCCGCGAGCACGCCAGGATCTGTGCAGAGCTGGCAGCTCCCCTCAGTCCGCGGGGACGATCTGCACGCGATGGATGACGTGCGCCGGCTTGAGCGCCGCCACCACGTCCTTCAAGCGCTGCTCGTCGATCTCCTGCCCTGCCACCGGAAACACCTGTACTACGACGGCAGGCAGCGGCTCGCCCGGCAACGGATCAGTCGGGTCCACCGACCAGCTGGCGCCACCTGACTCGACCACCTCCGTCCGCACGCCCAGTACGGCGCTGATCGCCAGCTCGATGCCCAGACGTGTCCCCTGGCGACCGTGCAGGTCACTGGTCGAGCGCAGCAGCTCGCGCTGGCGCGCTGGGTCGTCACCGCGGTCGACTGCCAGTCCGATCCAATGCGCCAACCAGGGCAGCATGTCCTCGGGCGCAGTACCGAGGTCCAGGTACGCCGGCAGGTTGTCGAGCGCACCGATCACCGGCGCCAGTACGTCGTCGAAGCTCGCACAGAGCTGCTGCGTGAACAGGTCGGTCCGGTAGATCGACGGCAGCGTCTCGCCGAGCGGATGCGGACTCGGCAGGTCCCCCAGTGCGCCGCGCATCAGCGCACCCGCACTTGGTGTTCGTACGAGAAGACGAGAGCAGTAGCCGGTAGGTCGAGCCGCTGCACGGGTGCCGACCGTCGCCCGGTCACCGGGTCAGCAGGGAAGAGCGCGACGCTGATCTCCTGAGCCATGTCGACGCCGGGGATCCGGGCGAGCGCAGCGTGCACCTCGTGCGACTGCACCGACCGTCCGAACGGCCACCCGGTCCCATCAGGCCCACCCGTCAACGGATGCAGCAGGTCGTACAGAGCCTTGAGGACGCCCTCCTTCACTTCCTCCGGATCGAAGCGGGACCGCGCGCTCACGTCGACCACTGCCGTCAGCCCGACGTACTCCGGCGGCGCGACCAGCAGCCGCGTCCCGACCAGGCGCCGCTCGTCCAGCGTCTGGGTGATCCGCTCGAGCATGTCCTCCGGCGGGATCAGGTCGTCCCGCCGGATCCGCCCGACGGCGTCGCCGGACACATGCGGTACGACGAGGACGCGGATCCCGCCGGCATCGGCAGCCTCCGTCGCCGGTACGCATTGCACGCGGGCGGCGTCCGAGGCGACCTCGCGCGCGAGCTCCTCGAAGTCCTCCATGGTGACGGCGCGTCCGCGTGACCTGAGCAGCATCGGTCCGCGGACCTTGGCCTCGTCCAGCGTCTCCGCATCCGCTCCCCCGATCGCGGCCGCCCGGTTCTCGACCCGAGCGACGTACGGGACGCTGGACTTGAGCACCCGGACCTGCCCCCGCGCGACGTTGCCCCGCCGCCCACCACCGGTCCGGTACGCCGAGATGGCGACGCTGCTGCCCGAGGGCGGCGTCTTCCCGTAGTACTGAAGTCCCCCGTCGGCCGTCCGTACCGCGGGCCCGAACTGGATGCCACCGGCGAACGCGTCCAGCCGGAAGTGCCGATCGGTCTCGGTGGAGTCGGCGAACGTCGGCACCGGCTCCCACGTCTCGACTCCCTCGTCGTCGGTGATCTCGACGGTGCACGGCTCGTTGGAGAGCACGACCGGGTGCCGCTTCAGCGCGAACCGCTGCCCGGGCGTCCCGTCGGAGCGGCCGAGCACCTCGTGCCGGACCACCTCCGCATGCATCATCGGGACCGTGCCGCCGATGGTGAACGCCGAGGCGGACAGGATCCGCGGCGAGGCCGTGTACGTCGGTCGCCCGTCGTCCACCCTCAGCAGGCGGCACCGGATCCAGCCGGCCCGCTGCCGGGCGATGATCGAGGTCTCGTGCTGCGGCGGAACGTGGATCACGACGTCACCGGGCTTGTTCAGGCCACCGGTGTCGTCCTTGTCGAGATCGCATTCGCTCCAGCCGGAGCCGGTCCACGCCTCCCAGACCAGCGGCGGGTGCCGCGGATCCACGCCGACGCCGGACACGCTGCAGCTCAGCCGGATCGTCACCGCACAAGACGGCACCGCCTCGCTGAGACCGATCAGGAGCGCGTCGCCGGGGACGGGTTCCTCAGAGAAACAAGGGAATCCGTTCTTGCCGGACAACGCGGTGGTCAGGTCGGCCGGCGTACCGTCCGCCGGGGCCGCACCCGCTCGCGAGAACGAGCAGGGGATGATTTCCAGGTCCTGGGTGGTGGTGAAGACGATCGGCTCGTGGATGTCCGTCCGCGGCGTCGCGACCTCGGTCCCGGCCCTCACCAGCACGCGTTGGGGCTGGGGCGAGGAGAGCCAGAACGTCACCCCGCCTCGGGCGGCCGCCGGGGGCCGCAACTCGACCCCGATCAGCTCGAGGAACTTCACGTAGTTCAGGTCCGGCACGCGGTTCAGCCGGTAGATCAGCTGGTCGACCATCTGCGCGAAGGCCTCGATCAGCGTCACCCCGGGATCCGACACGTTGTGGTCGCTCCAGTCGGGGCAACGCCGCTGGACCAGTCGCTTCGCTTCGTCCACCAGCCCCTGGAAGGTCCGGTCGTCCAGATTCGGCGCGGGCAGCATCTCAGACCCCCAGCTCGGCCGGCACCGTCGTACCGGCGATCTCTTCGTCCGGAATCGTGTAGAAGGGGAAGACCAGGTTGCGCGGGTCGTTCGTGCCGAGGATGACGTAGCCGATGTCGACCAGCACACGGCCGTGGTCGATCCGGTCGTAGCCGACGCCGACGTCCTCGACCGAGATGCGCGGCTCCCAGCGTTCCAGGGCCTCGCGGACGTCGTACGCGATCTGTCCCGCGGTCGCCGCGTTCGCCGGGCCGAAGACGTGATCGTGGATCCGACAGCCGAACTCGGGCCGCATCGGCCGCTCACCCCGGGCGGTGCCGAGGATCAGCCGGATCGCCTGCTCGATCTCGCGTTCCCGGGCGACCAGGGCGATCCCGCCGGTGGCGTCCGTGCTGACCGGGAAGGCCCAGCCGGCGCCGATGAAGTCCGTACTCATCTCAGCCTCCGATCATGACGGTCGGCGCACCCAGCACGATCGGCGCACCACAAGCGGCCATATCACCCATCCGCGCGGCCGGCATGCCACCGATCAGCACGGTCGGGCAACCGGGCGGTGCGATCACACTCGGCGGGTGCACGGCCGGTGGTGGGAAGGAGCAGATGTGCGGCGTCCCCACCGTCGCCGCCGGCATCCCGGCGATCAGCACGGTCGGTACGCCGGGCGGGCCGATCACCCCGGGATGTCCGGTCGGGTCGCCGACCCGGGCTGCTGCTGGCATGAGACTGTCTCCTCAGTTGATCTTGACCAGGGCGGCCGAGACCGAGCACAGCGCGCCGCCCTTGACCTCGGTGTTGGCGCTGCCCTCGACGGTCGTGTTGGCGCCCTTGAGCTGCAGGTTGCCGGTGGCGGTGACCGAGACCTCGCCACCCTTGAGTTCGAGTTTCGCGGCGGCCGCGTCGATCACGATGCCTTTGCTGCCTTCGATCTTGACCGTGCCGTCGGCGTGCACCGTGATCGTCGTACTGGTCGAGTCGACCGTCACGCTGAGCTTGCCGTCACCGGTGGCCAGCGTGATGCCTTCGTGCTGGCCGTCCTGGTCGAGCAGGTCGATGCGATGGCCCTTCCTGGACACGATCGAGCGCCGGTTGACCGCACCCGAGCCGGAGTCGATCGGATCGATGCCCTGGGCATCCGGTTTGTCGACACCGTTGTAGAGACCGCCGAGAACGTAGGGCCTGCGTAGGTCGCCCTGCTCGAAGACGACCAGTACTTCGTCGCCGACCTCGGGGATGATCAACGTGCCGCGGTCCTTGCCCGCACCCGCGTGGACCGTCCGGGCCCACGCGCTCACGTAGTCGTCCGACAGCCACGGCAGCATCACCTTCACGCGGCCGAGCTTCTCGGGGTCGTTGTTGTCGCTGACCTGACCGATGACGACACCGGTCGGCGCCCGCTGAGTCCCGGTCGAGCCGGTCAGACCGAGCAGACTCCGGTCGTGGGCACCGGTGACCGCGAACGACGTCGTGTAGCCCGTGGTCGGGTCGATCCGGTGCCTGGTCGTGGTCACGGTGTACTTGCCGTCGAAAGGCGCACCGAGATTGTCGACGGTGATCGCCACGCCCGCTTTGAGGGCTGGGTTGC
This region includes:
- a CDS encoding AAA family ATPase, which encodes MGSVVFREKVRRPEPSGLSRDRLERPLLDEAGPSVGLLLAPAGSGKTTLLAQVAATPLRPTAWYRARPEDRTEDALVRHVTEALSVVLPAALSTSTTVDDLILATESGVPAPVQLIVDDVHELAGSPAEAALERFLEFRPRHLRLLLGSRRPLALNTPRLIVSGDLLELDSDDLRFRSWEVEELFRSVYRQPLSPEAAAALTRRTGGWAAGLQLFHLATMGKSSTERIRAATELGGRSRLVRAYLTRNVLAELAPERRNFLLVTSALGRLTGPLCDELLEQSGSAAVLEELEALQFFTTSTDDGATYRYHQVLQTHLEGLLIDELGAAASREIHARSATLLEKADHPREAMRAYALADDWASVARLLQQGNSVAHDWVTRSGLPDDDPWLALARARRLFRSGSVGAAVTAYRDAEALLDDPEFQARCANERAQAEVWLPQPPAFPVRRTGQAIRQALRRLPGLGPGVDAKAGVDPLSAGTIALLGGHFDAAREILMPIAADPAVHNAGRLWAAIAVVVADLALGNWSHAEVPLEEVALSAELDELPWLARVARGLQATVLLATRPDDWRPGGCASMVDDCTRDGDRWGSLLMAIFVGSAQVKAGDDQAAIDWLRRAATEAAGLEARVPQAWALALGAIAMARLRHPGTAVQLTEAESLIRSAAVPGAHRLIDHARQLAESEPVTSTAVRGSARLYTLGGFRLELDGQAVDWPPLRPRARALLLLLAINAGKDLHRERLIDALWPDAPAEAGTHRLQVAASNVRQCLAGVGLGDQAVQRNGDAYRLVLPDTWIDLAEFEGQLGRARRSGKLADWSGVLDLYVGELLPEVGAAEWVLAERERYRLAAADAAVQVAGLAQDAQALRAAHRAVELDSLRDSSWLLLADLQAEQGDPTAAAATRREHARICAELAAPLSPRGRSARDG
- a CDS encoding phage tail protein; translated protein: MRGALGDLPSPHPLGETLPSIYRTDLFTQQLCASFDDVLAPVIGALDNLPAYLDLGTAPEDMLPWLAHWIGLAVDRGDDPARQRELLRSTSDLHGRQGTRLGIELAISAVLGVRTEVVESGGASWSVDPTDPLPGEPLPAVVVQVFPVAGQEIDEQRLKDVVAALKPAHVIHRVQIVPAD
- a CDS encoding putative baseplate assembly protein, with the protein product MLPAPNLDDRTFQGLVDEAKRLVQRRCPDWSDHNVSDPGVTLIEAFAQMVDQLIYRLNRVPDLNYVKFLELIGVELRPPAAARGGVTFWLSSPQPQRVLVRAGTEVATPRTDIHEPIVFTTTQDLEIIPCSFSRAGAAPADGTPADLTTALSGKNGFPCFSEEPVPGDALLIGLSEAVPSCAVTIRLSCSVSGVGVDPRHPPLVWEAWTGSGWSECDLDKDDTGGLNKPGDVVIHVPPQHETSIIARQRAGWIRCRLLRVDDGRPTYTASPRILSASAFTIGGTVPMMHAEVVRHEVLGRSDGTPGQRFALKRHPVVLSNEPCTVEITDDEGVETWEPVPTFADSTETDRHFRLDAFAGGIQFGPAVRTADGGLQYYGKTPPSGSSVAISAYRTGGGRRGNVARGQVRVLKSSVPYVARVENRAAAIGGADAETLDEAKVRGPMLLRSRGRAVTMEDFEELAREVASDAARVQCVPATEAADAGGIRVLVVPHVSGDAVGRIRRDDLIPPEDMLERITQTLDERRLVGTRLLVAPPEYVGLTAVVDVSARSRFDPEEVKEGVLKALYDLLHPLTGGPDGTGWPFGRSVQSHEVHAALARIPGVDMAQEISVALFPADPVTGRRSAPVQRLDLPATALVFSYEHQVRVR
- a CDS encoding GPW/gp25 family protein translates to MSTDFIGAGWAFPVSTDATGGIALVAREREIEQAIRLILGTARGERPMRPEFGCRIHDHVFGPANAATAGQIAYDVREALERWEPRISVEDVGVGYDRIDHGRVLVDIGYVILGTNDPRNLVFPFYTIPDEEIAGTTVPAELGV
- a CDS encoding PAAR domain-containing protein, with the protein product MPAAARVGDPTGHPGVIGPPGVPTVLIAGMPAATVGTPHICSFPPPAVHPPSVIAPPGCPTVLIGGMPAARMGDMAACGAPIVLGAPTVMIGG